The sequence CGTTTGCCTTTCTCTAGGGTGAACAGCTGGACAATGAACATGACAAGCGCGATGACGGAGAAAATGATTGAGAGGATCATAAAGGCTTGTGCTGCTTTGAGGGAAGCTGTGAACACACAGGGAGCAGATCTGAGGTCAGGACTCTGCCTCGGTATTGTGTACCAAAGTCTGGCAAATCATTGCCACAACGAAAATGCAGATGTCACTCACCCGCTTCGCTGCTGCTGACTGTCAGCTGCCTGCAGGTGCCATTGCACATTAGCCAGAGTCCCCACGAGGCTCTTCCCATGGTGGTGTTACCCACCATCCAAACCTGAAATGGGACGACACAATTGTGTTGGGGGGTAGACGTAccggggtggtggtgggggggggggggggcacagccccgggcccggccggccccgcggagccgccAGGGGTCACCATCGCCCCGGGCACGGCGGCAAATGGCGGCGGCAAATGGCGGCGGCCTCGCCCCGCCGCTGAGGGGCCTGGCGCGGGCGGCGCGTCCCAAGATGGAGGCGGCGGCAGGGCCAGGGCCCGGCGGTGCTTGGGCCGCGGGCCTTCGTGGGTGGTGATAAGGGGTAAAATGTTAGGAGGTGTGTGGATGGCGGCTCCCGGGAGCGGGCTGTTATCATAAAAACAGACAGGCACGGGAGAGCGCGTAATTATGTAACAGCCTGACAGCCAGATGGGATGATAAATACCACTTCAAAGCCATCAGCTGCTGATCTCCTCTCGCTTGCACGAGGAGCGTTCAGGTGCTGCCGGTTCTGGGATGCAGCACCGGGTACGACAGGCTGCCTCCCCATACCACTGCCTCCCCATACCACCCCAATTCGGCTCGCATGCCCTGGACTCCCTGCATCGCACCCTTACTTGCGAGCAGATGTCCTTCATCTACAGACCTCAGCACCCACCAGCCCGTCCCTCTGCCAGCCGTATGATGGGCTACTGCTGCAGAAGGTgacagcagcccccaggtgTCTCCTCCAGGGTGGTCTCTACTTACGTTGGCAATGGTGGAGACGAAGAGCATGATGACGGTGGCGATGTGAACCACAAAGATACCAGCCAGTAGCACCAACATCTTGGCGTCCTTCCTAGGTGGTGTCGCTAATGCAGAGAGCTCTGGAGGAGAACAAGAGCAGAGGGAGATGATGAAGGGAAGGGCTAAATCAAAGAATACCATTGTTGTAAGCTTTATTTACATGTGACAAAGCAGGTTGATCTTAAAACCATTCTGGAAGCATGTAGTCACAAAAAAACATAGCTAAAACCTTTGTCAAAATCTGCAAGGGAGTTGCTCAAGCAGTTAAAGAAAGCCTGGAGGTAAAGGAACCAGTCTGGGAGGAGATGTAGAGCAGGGGTAGTTAGCtttatagcattttaaaaatagcctgGGTATATACATAGGTTGCTTAAACTGGTGTGTggttatgtaaaataaaaacgACATACTCCAGGCCTACACTCCAGGAAGCAGAGTTTCTGTTCACAGGATTCACGGAGGTCAGGAAAGATTTTGTCTTcctgttctcttttccttttgcagtaCAGCCTTCTCCAGCTGGTCTGGGACATTGACAGGTGGTGCGGAGTGGAGGAATGGTTGTTCCTTGGGTACATCAGGTGCTGAGCAATGGTAGAGAATGGACTGGGGGACTCCCAGTACTCACTGGCCTGCTCCATTATGTAAAGAGAATAACTGGAACAGAAACACCACTGAGGTGTTCTGGAATAGAGGAAGATGCTTAATTTTGAAAAGTAcccatttcctttttaaaactaGAGGCATGCAGATCACTTTATTACTGCAGTAAGATTCTCTTgtaatgcaaattatttttttttatttttcccccctctgcaCCCTgcaaacttttacttttttaagaTTCATTATCATTGATGAACATGTCATTGGAACGACAAGGCTTTTGGGAGGGGAATGTACTTTAGATAGCTCTCATGACACTCTTTATGAAGTCTGGTGgctttttccctgaaaatgtgaaatacaaGGAATAAATCTCAGCTGTAAGAGTGAGTGCAGGCAATTCATACAAAGTGAGTGAGCATATTTCCTCTCCTTCCAGGAATTTAGTAGTAATCAGTCAGTATAGCCACAGATATCAGGCAGGAAAGTTTGCTGGGCCCACTCTGTGGCCATTGAAAGACTCCTTCCTAGAAAGTGTCACAGGCTGTGTTGCTCTATCTCTTGGTAGGGATGATACTGAAGTGCTACTGAAGAGCAGTGTCAAGCATTTGATTAATGTTGGCTGTCAAGTTATTTTGGTCCATGTGACTCAAGTAAGGTTTGATGCTGTCACAATTTGTACAGGGTGTGGTAACATTGTCAAGGAACAACACAATTATATTTCATGATGTCTTTCATGCAAACTGTGACAAAAAGCTTTGTAAGGtcctataaatattttctttatttactcACTGACTCCACCTTCTCCACTCCTGTCTTTCATTGTGGCTGTATATGGGATTGTATTCCTTTAAAGTGCTGCTGCTATTCCTTGCACTGCTTTGTATACAGTTTCCACAAACCACAGTGGGCAGGCAGGCTTCTCCATCGGTGGCACTTTGTCCAAATTCAGGATTAGCTTTGTTATGCAGCCCTCCTACCCAAGAAAGATAATTCTTTAGAAGGATGAATTAGGTTTGGTGACTGGTCATATCTCCTGAGTAAGAACTTGGCCACCAAGTGCTGGATGAGAACTGATATGAATACCTCCACTGTACCTCGAGCTGTGAAACTATTGCTATCACTGAACTAAGTTATATAGCTGCAGCAGGTACCTTGAACGCAGCATCTAAGTCAAATGCTTCCATCCCTTTGAATACTTGTCATCCTTGTTTCTGATTACCTTGGTTCATACACAGAATGTAACAAATGCTATTGCCACTATCATCTACTGTTATATATATACCATATTATGGCAGACCTGCCTGCTGTGCCTTTGCTGAACAGTGGCtaaactttcttcctttcctagATGAATGttcttttccatgtttctttaaaaatgagttcagtggttttttttgctgattATTTTTGAGGACCTTCAAAAAAGCCCTGTACTTGAAAGACTGAAAACCTACTTTCATGACATCCTAAAGGACTAGAATAGTCCtttaaaatgcatcttctgtttgcattcagaagggaaaatgagggaaaatgttacttttcaatgtaaagaaaaaagaaagaagaaaaggagaaaaccaaATCCTTTATTCCCTTTGCTCTTTCTGCCCAGTTTTTGCACTGCTTTAGAGCACTGTCAGTTCAGGTGATTTCAATGTACCTACTTCCTGAGAACATCAGCACCTCTCCCTGAATATACATGCTATCAAATGCATCCCCCCCGGGATATATGTTCATAGCTTAGTTTTGAATCTTTGTGAGTTAAAGCACACACCTCCCTCTCTATTCATTCACTTTCCCCTTCCTTTACCTCTCTCtgccttttaaataaaacactggaGAACAATCCCAAAGGAACAGTGGGTGAACAGCATTGAAATAAAGTCATCTCTCTCTGACTATATGACATGGACTTTTCCTCCCATTATGCAGAGAAATTGGCAGAACGTTAGTGACTGACAGGATACTCTTTCCATTTGTTAAGTGTGAGACATCTTTCTCCGCTACAGGGTGGGGTCACACTGCTGGAGCAATAGGACACAACTGCATGCAAATGCCTTTTCTAACATTCCCCTTCCTAAACTGCAGTTGGATTTGGAGTTCCTTCGGCTCTTCTCGGATTATGAGTCAGTCTTAACCTTCATAGAgctgccatttttttccactgactcACCCCAAAGCTCTCAAAACCATAATTATTTAACCCTAAAAGTGTTCAGGACACTGTTAGTTTTAGGGCTGCTTCTCAAGAACCAGTCAAGCAAACAGGCTGTGAATCCTGCATTGAACCTCCTGGTGCATTTTCTTAAGGAGAGACTCCAGCTAAGCCAAAGAAAACAAGGCTGAGATATGAGAGTAGAATGACTACTGAGGTAGGACATTCTGGTGGGGAAGAAGGAGCCAAGATCATGCACCTGCTGAACTGCATGGGTAAGTCAAGAGAGAAGATCTTGCACTGATGACAGCAGGCTGGGCTGACAGATGAGGAGAAATACTAAGTCCCACCAACAGTAACCATGAATAACAATCACCATAGAAGCCTTCAGCACAAAAATGCCTACAGATAAGCACGACAGACTATCTACACAGAGACTTTTTCTCTATCCATGCAGGAGTGCACAGAGGAGGAAACAACACACAGATCTGCTGCACCCTAGTTCAAGTTCAAGCAGTCAAGCACTCCATTAAAAACTGAGACAAAGTTTTTCCATGCAGGCAAAATGTAGCCACCCATAACCTCCCTCTGTCTAGTGAAGTGTTTTGGAACCTGCTGTCTGGAGGGCAGTCCAGAGAAGTGAGTCCTTGCCCTTAGTTTATCGCTTAGCATAGCATCAGGATGGAATGCAAAGTGCCACTTGGAGATATAACAAAGTATAATTCCCATATTATAGTTCCTCAAATACCAGGAGTGGATTACTTAAGAGGACAAACCAGATTAGATAGTGGTCTTTTGTTTCTTGCAGAGAAAAGGAGTTGAGAGGAAGTGTACAGGATGTTTCCACAGGAATGATTGGGTTGTTTGGTTGAAAAATCGGAACACTCTCaattaaatctgaaatattttggatcTGAAATGTTCCTGAGGGGTGAAGTTGTCTGACTTGtattccccttctcctctctgAACTGAAGTTTCTGCATGGGACTACCTCTCCTAGGGTGAACTGATGAGGTACTGAGAGATGCTGACTGAAGGGAGAGCATACAGAGTCCACAGAGCACGACATTTAAACCACACCTTCTGTGAGCACTGTGGTGACCTCTGACTCCCCTGAAAATCAGGTTTTCTGCTGAAGTCCCTTGGGATTAAGACATTCCATTTTTCAACATCTTGGGGAAAGATTATATACCTTTGTGTACACAACAAAAATCTCCGTAGATTGAAAACAACTGAGATGAAAGAAATTCTGCCTCCCCTGGCTGCCACCACAGAATATAAAAAATGCATAAGTCAGATCAGTGGTCCTTCTCAACCAGTACACTGTCTCTGATGGTGGCAGTAGGATATATTTTCCAGTATTCAGAGAAAGCACATGAACCTGGCCATAGACACAGCAATACTGGTGCTTTGAGTCAGGGTCAAGGACACTCGGAAAGGAAGGGCAAAATTGGAAAGAATGGGACAGAAAACACAAAGTATTTGATGCTGTCTGAAACTGTCACAAACTGCCACCTCTGTCACTGGTACATTCCTCACAGCAAAGGTAGCCTACAAATAGCAATGCTGCCATGATGCCATCAAGTAGGGGAAATCTCAGGGTAGAATAAAACTTTCTACTGAGTTCATAGATCTGCCTTTGACTGAGCTGAGGCCATGGCTTCATGTTAGCCCTGCTATGATTACACGCCTTGTCGCTGTGCATGATATGAGCGTGAATTCTCATCATGCCCAGGGCCACTTGGCTGTCTGCAAAGATGTGTTCTCTGTGATCTTCTGGTGGCACGGTGACTTTGGACCCATTGCACTGATACTAGAAAGCTCATGACAATTTTAagcaagcagattttttttttaactattattttttattttcaacctttgctctgcttcttgctttaaATCCAGCTGAATCTGGAGTCCTTGCTGACTCCAGACTTTTACAAACCACTCTACGCCAGCACAGCTGTTGAGAACCTGGTTTTGACAGACCGGCCTGACTCAATTTACAAGTCAGATGCTTTTTATAGAGATGCAGATGAGTAGGCTGGTGCCTCTGGAAAGAGATTTCACATGTGTGGGAAAAGGGTTGGGCAGGAGGCGTGTGTGGGCACATAGAGACCTTTGGAGCCTCTGGTTTATGGCAGTGAAAAGATTTTATGCGTGCATGGGTGTTGTCTGTCTGTGGTGACCACATGGGGTACAGCAAGGCTGTAGAAGTAGCAGATGAAtgtcaaacaaaagaaaagagtagAGCAGCCCGAGGGGTTAAAACTGAATATAAGCttaattaaatgaaagattttgcCTGGTTCTTGGGAAGCATTTCCTGGTGGTACAGTCTCCAAGGGATCAGGGGGAATCGCTTTCCCAAGGGAGTGGTTAAGCCTCAGCACGTGAATCACTTCTTGTGGGGCCAGACAACGTCCCCGAGAATGCACCCTTGGTAACGAACCTCCCCTTGCTGACAGATGCAAGGGGGAGTCAGAAAAAATGAGACACTAGGGTTTTCCAGCTCTTGTGCTCATGATTCATCCGAGTGGGGAAATGTCAGAGCTCCTAGGGCAGACACTGAGAAATTGGCattttctcctgaagaaacCACCCTGGAGCACTCAGCCACGTGACAACATCAACAGAAACTCCAAAGCTCACTTGGTAGTAGGAAGGGGAAGAgacagctgcccagggctgggcaggcagccagcagctgatGCGGGAGGAAAACACTGTCACTCCTTACACTAGACATGCTGTGGAAGGGCTGGGACTGGCGGGCAGAGAGCATGGCAGTGTGGGGAAGGAGATCTCAAAGctagcagcagcacagaagtgaTCCTCCGCACCTTGTGAGGTTCTCTGGGAAGCACCCTCGCCCCTGATGCGTTGGATGGTCCCTGGGTGGGTGAATTAGATATAGGGAAAGGCTGGGAGTTGCTGGGACTTGCAGGGGCTCAGACAAGATGCCAAGATATGCAAGAAATAAT comes from Anser cygnoides isolate HZ-2024a breed goose chromosome 1, Taihu_goose_T2T_genome, whole genome shotgun sequence and encodes:
- the EMP1 gene encoding epithelial membrane protein 1 translates to MLVLLAGIFVVHIATVIMLFVSTIANVWMVGNTTMGRASWGLWLMCNGTCRQLTVSSSEAASLKAAQAFMILSIIFSVIALVMFIVQLFTLEKGKRFYITGAIMLVCWLCILIGASIYTARFTGLRSGFTNVHHGYSFILAWICFCFSFIIGILYLVLRKK